One window of the Streptomyces sp. NBC_00259 genome contains the following:
- a CDS encoding ATP-binding protein — protein MSENANPYDATHITVLEGREAVRKRPGMYVGSTGERGLHQAVFEVVGRAVNEVLAGSASSVDVTLTPDGGVRVADDGPGVPVEVTEDADGASDLEALLTRMYAGMEPADRNTATVGLVGIGPSITNALSSRLTAEVRRDGACWVQEYVRGVAVAPPTAVGPASGSGTTITFWPDSDIFETVECSFAVLAERFRELAFLNRGLGISLTDTRPPGEPQSVRFLGETQDFIAFLDASARTPAHPDLIAFQWEDLRMAGTAEVALRWCTSHEERIRSFANSQPTPGGGTHIVGFRDGVAGAVNAYARERQLLTATDLDLSADRVCEGLTAVVSVKLDHPSFEGATRDVLGNTAVRTCCDEALREHLGRWMEEHPEQAAAVVGRIIPDAGRN, from the coding sequence GTGAGTGAGAACGCCAACCCGTACGACGCCACACACATCACGGTGCTGGAGGGAAGGGAAGCCGTTCGGAAGCGGCCCGGGATGTACGTAGGATCGACCGGCGAACGCGGCCTGCACCAGGCGGTGTTCGAGGTCGTAGGCCGGGCCGTGAACGAGGTCCTGGCCGGCAGCGCCAGTTCCGTCGACGTCACCCTCACGCCCGATGGCGGCGTGAGGGTCGCCGACGACGGGCCGGGTGTTCCCGTCGAGGTCACCGAGGACGCGGATGGCGCCAGTGACCTCGAAGCTCTGCTGACCCGCATGTACGCCGGAATGGAGCCCGCCGACCGCAACACCGCGACCGTGGGCCTGGTCGGCATCGGGCCCAGTATCACCAACGCTCTGTCGAGCCGCCTGACTGCCGAGGTGCGGCGCGATGGCGCCTGCTGGGTTCAGGAGTACGTGCGCGGCGTCGCCGTCGCCCCGCCCACCGCCGTAGGGCCGGCGTCCGGTAGTGGGACGACCATCACCTTCTGGCCCGACTCTGACATCTTCGAGACCGTGGAGTGCTCGTTCGCGGTGCTGGCGGAACGCTTCAGGGAACTGGCCTTCCTGAACCGGGGCCTGGGCATCTCTCTGACCGACACACGTCCTCCGGGCGAGCCCCAGTCGGTACGGTTCCTGGGCGAGACACAAGACTTCATTGCCTTCCTTGACGCCTCAGCAAGGACGCCCGCGCACCCGGACCTCATTGCCTTCCAGTGGGAGGACCTACGGATGGCAGGGACCGCGGAGGTGGCCCTGCGGTGGTGCACCTCTCACGAGGAGCGGATCCGCAGCTTTGCCAACAGCCAGCCCACCCCCGGCGGCGGCACACACATAGTGGGCTTCCGCGACGGAGTGGCGGGCGCGGTAAACGCCTACGCACGGGAGCGGCAACTACTAACGGCGACGGACCTCGATCTCAGCGCCGACCGGGTCTGCGAGGGACTGACGGCTGTCGTGTCGGTGAAGCTGGACCATCCCTCGTTCGAGGGCGCCACCCGCGATGTACTCGGCAACACCGCAGTACGCACCTGCTGCGACGAGGCCCTCCGGGAGCACCTCGGCAGATGGATGGAGGAACACCCGGAGCAAGCCGCGGCCGTCGTCGGCCGGATCATCCCGGACGCCGGTAGGAACTGA
- a CDS encoding alpha/beta hydrolase: MAWDEWEQIKADVTDRQSVAMRLLVGAAAETGDLNADDLVFAGSPGVKVSGADGMDVPKGHVWNEEAKGDVVPDLGRYGHGGDGLNFRIPSDEKFGANQMTTDTEGHSGYWDEGSTSLKNQALLVVGKGDEVDLKPPTNPLTSEEVLRSK, translated from the coding sequence ATGGCATGGGACGAGTGGGAACAGATCAAAGCCGATGTGACCGATCGGCAGTCCGTAGCGATGCGGCTCCTGGTCGGCGCGGCGGCCGAGACAGGGGACCTCAACGCCGATGACCTCGTCTTCGCGGGCAGCCCCGGCGTCAAGGTGTCGGGTGCCGATGGCATGGATGTCCCCAAGGGCCATGTGTGGAACGAGGAAGCCAAGGGGGACGTGGTCCCGGATCTCGGCCGCTATGGACACGGCGGGGACGGCTTGAACTTCAGAATTCCCAGCGATGAGAAATTCGGCGCCAACCAGATGACCACGGACACCGAAGGCCACAGCGGTTACTGGGATGAGGGGTCGACAAGTCTGAAGAATCAGGCCCTGCTGGTAGTGGGGAAGGGCGATGAAGTGGACTTGAAGCCGCCGACCAACCCATTGACGAGTGAAGAAGTATTGCGTTCGAAGTAG
- a CDS encoding SigE family RNA polymerase sigma factor translates to MAEVLDITAVVPVRGRAVVPARVGVLPSRGTGAAAARGASVHPVRPFRAPLAVGRGPRGGMPVIAPMPAARPSRIPSQREGADDAMAAGTTVDLLTETYRAHYRSLLGLAALLLDDTASCEDVVQEAFIRVHSARSRVRDPEKTLAYLRQTVVNLSRSALRRRIIGLKLLSKPMPDMASAEEGAYDQLERDALIKAMKGLQRRQREVLVLRYFADMTEAQVAETLGISLGSVKAYGSRGIAALRVAMEATA, encoded by the coding sequence GTGGCAGAGGTTCTCGACATCACCGCGGTGGTCCCCGTTCGCGGCAGGGCAGTGGTCCCGGCCCGCGTCGGCGTGCTCCCGTCCCGGGGCACCGGCGCGGCTGCGGCCCGCGGCGCTTCCGTCCACCCCGTCCGGCCGTTCCGCGCTCCCCTTGCCGTCGGCAGGGGTCCGCGCGGCGGGATGCCGGTGATCGCTCCCATGCCCGCTGCTCGCCCCTCCCGCATACCGTCGCAGCGCGAAGGCGCTGACGACGCGATGGCGGCGGGCACCACAGTCGATCTCCTCACCGAGACCTACCGTGCCCACTACCGGTCGCTGCTCGGTCTCGCGGCCCTGCTGCTCGACGACACCGCTTCCTGCGAGGACGTCGTCCAGGAGGCCTTCATCCGCGTCCACTCGGCGCGCAGCCGCGTCCGTGACCCCGAGAAGACCCTCGCCTATCTGCGGCAGACGGTCGTCAATCTGTCGCGGTCCGCGCTGCGCCGGCGGATCATCGGGCTGAAGCTGCTCTCCAAGCCGATGCCCGACATGGCGAGCGCCGAGGAGGGCGCGTACGACCAGCTGGAGCGGGACGCGCTGATCAAGGCCATGAAGGGGCTCCAGCGGCGTCAGCGAGAGGTGCTCGTGCTCCGCTACTTCGCGGACATGACGGAGGCCCAGGTCGCCGAGACGCTCGGCATATCCCTGGGCTCGGTGAAGGCGTACGGCTCACGGGGCATCGCGGCGCTCCGCGTCGCCATGGAGGCCACGGCATGA
- a CDS encoding VOC family protein, translating to MGILDSAGVATRLPAQDLDRARRFYAEKLDLEPIDERPGGLLYRCGDADFALFASAGASPGTFTQMAFEVDDLRAVVDELERRGVVFEDVDLPAMRTVDGIAEIQGNYPTKLATGEYGAWFHDSEGNLLGIGQPIR from the coding sequence ATGGGCATCCTCGACAGCGCCGGCGTGGCCACCAGACTCCCCGCCCAGGACCTGGACAGAGCCCGACGCTTCTACGCGGAAAAGCTCGACCTCGAACCCATCGACGAACGCCCCGGCGGCCTGCTGTACCGCTGCGGGGACGCGGACTTCGCTCTCTTCGCATCCGCGGGGGCGTCCCCGGGCACCTTCACCCAGATGGCCTTCGAGGTCGACGACCTCCGTGCCGTCGTCGACGAGCTCGAACGGCGGGGCGTGGTCTTCGAGGACGTCGACCTCCCTGCCATGAGAACCGTCGACGGCATCGCCGAGATCCAGGGGAACTACCCGACCAAGCTCGCCACGGGCGAGTACGGCGCCTGGTTCCACGACAGCGAGGGCAACCTCCTGGGCATCGGACAACCGATCCGCTGA
- a CDS encoding GNAT family N-acetyltransferase: protein MTTAHAEQVLDIYRLGIDEGDATFETRAPAWSDFDAARLTDHRFVALRAEGSGARTGAGVGAEAGTEAGARAGKVLGWVAVSKVSDRCAYVGVVEHSVYVHPAARGQGVARALLDRLVVSTEAAGIWTIQSGIFPENTASLTLHQRAGFRVIGTRERIGRHHGVWRDVVLVERRSPNIV, encoded by the coding sequence ATGACCACCGCTCACGCGGAGCAGGTCCTCGACATCTACCGGCTCGGCATCGACGAAGGCGACGCCACCTTCGAGACCCGGGCGCCGGCCTGGTCCGACTTCGACGCCGCCAGACTGACGGACCATCGGTTCGTCGCGCTGCGAGCCGAGGGCTCCGGCGCCAGAACGGGAGCGGGGGTGGGAGCCGAGGCGGGGACCGAAGCCGGAGCCCGTGCCGGGAAGGTGCTCGGCTGGGTCGCCGTCTCGAAGGTCTCCGACCGGTGCGCCTACGTCGGCGTCGTCGAGCATTCGGTGTACGTCCACCCGGCCGCCCGCGGACAGGGCGTCGCCCGCGCCCTGCTCGACAGGCTCGTCGTCTCCACCGAGGCCGCGGGCATCTGGACCATCCAGTCGGGCATCTTCCCCGAGAACACCGCCAGCCTGACCCTCCATCAACGCGCCGGGTTCCGCGTCATCGGTACGCGTGAACGCATCGGCCGCCATCACGGCGTCTGGCGCGACGTCGTCCTCGTCGAGCGGCGCAGCCCGAACATCGTGTAA
- a CDS encoding S9 family peptidase — translation MTEITESTASEAPTTVPVAVPADMPAWEQRFRAPRVSLPDWAEDAPHRSLFVSNATGTYELYAWDRATGEQRQVTDRPNGTTDGILTPDGEWIWWFSDKDGDEFGVWMRQPFGGGQDEPAAPGLDASYSAGLALGRDGTAVVGRSTDEDGTTIHVVPPGSDPVEIYRHRESAGVGDLSHDGSLIAIEHTEHGDAMHSALRVVRLDGSTVSEMDDTEGGSVELGLEVLGFAPVEGDTRLLVGHQRRGRWEPMLWDVASGEQSDLAIDLPGDVSAEWYPDGSALLIAHTFEARSELWRFTPATRELTRVETPAGSVSGATARPDGTVEYLWSSAAQPPKVRSTAGREVLDPPGMKAPGSVDVEDVWVDGPGGRIHALVQRPAGEGPFPTVFEIHGGPTWHDSDSFAAGPAAWVDHGYAVVRVNYRGSTGYGREWTDALKHRVGLIELEDIAAVREWAVSSGVADPAKLILAGGSWGGYLTLLGLGTQPEAWALGLAAVPVADYVTAYHDEMEALKAMDRTLLGGTPEEVPERYEASSPLTYVDAVTAPVYISAGVNDPRCPIRQVENYVDRLAARGADHEVYRYDAGHGSLVVEERIKQVRLELDFAERHLR, via the coding sequence ATGACTGAGATCACCGAATCCACGGCGTCCGAGGCGCCCACCACCGTGCCCGTGGCCGTGCCCGCGGACATGCCGGCCTGGGAGCAGCGGTTCCGGGCGCCCCGCGTCTCGCTGCCCGACTGGGCGGAGGACGCCCCGCACCGCTCCCTCTTCGTTTCGAACGCGACGGGGACGTACGAGCTGTATGCGTGGGACCGCGCGACGGGCGAACAGCGCCAGGTGACCGACCGGCCGAACGGGACGACGGACGGGATACTCACACCCGACGGCGAGTGGATCTGGTGGTTCTCGGACAAGGACGGGGACGAGTTCGGGGTCTGGATGCGGCAGCCGTTCGGCGGCGGGCAGGACGAGCCCGCCGCGCCCGGGCTCGACGCCTCCTACAGCGCGGGGCTGGCGCTCGGCCGGGACGGCACGGCCGTGGTGGGCCGCTCGACCGACGAGGACGGCACGACGATCCATGTCGTGCCCCCCGGCTCCGACCCGGTCGAGATCTACCGGCACCGGGAGTCGGCGGGCGTGGGCGACCTCTCGCACGACGGGTCGCTGATCGCGATAGAGCACACCGAGCACGGCGACGCGATGCACTCGGCACTGCGCGTCGTCCGGCTGGACGGCTCGACGGTGTCCGAGATGGACGACACCGAGGGCGGTTCGGTGGAGCTGGGGCTGGAGGTCCTCGGCTTCGCCCCGGTCGAGGGCGACACCCGGCTGCTGGTGGGCCACCAGCGACGCGGACGCTGGGAGCCCATGCTGTGGGACGTGGCGTCCGGCGAGCAGAGCGATCTGGCGATCGACCTGCCGGGCGATGTGAGTGCCGAGTGGTATCCGGACGGCTCCGCGCTGCTGATCGCGCACACCTTCGAGGCGCGCAGTGAGCTGTGGCGCTTCACCCCGGCGACGCGCGAGCTGACCCGGGTGGAGACCCCGGCGGGGTCGGTCTCGGGCGCGACGGCGCGGCCGGACGGCACGGTGGAGTACCTGTGGTCGTCCGCGGCGCAGCCGCCGAAGGTCCGCTCCACGGCGGGCCGCGAGGTGCTGGACCCGCCGGGGATGAAGGCGCCCGGGTCGGTCGACGTGGAGGACGTGTGGGTGGACGGGCCCGGCGGCCGTATCCACGCGCTGGTGCAGCGGCCGGCCGGAGAGGGCCCGTTCCCGACGGTCTTCGAGATCCACGGCGGTCCGACATGGCACGACAGCGACTCCTTCGCGGCCGGGCCCGCGGCCTGGGTGGACCACGGCTATGCGGTGGTGCGGGTCAACTACCGGGGGTCGACCGGGTACGGGCGGGAGTGGACGGACGCCCTCAAGCACCGGGTCGGGCTGATCGAGCTGGAGGACATCGCGGCGGTCCGGGAGTGGGCCGTGTCCTCCGGGGTGGCCGACCCGGCGAAGCTGATCCTGGCGGGCGGCTCATGGGGCGGCTATCTCACCCTCCTCGGGCTCGGTACGCAGCCGGAGGCATGGGCACTGGGACTGGCCGCGGTGCCCGTCGCGGACTACGTCACGGCGTACCACGACGAGATGGAGGCGTTGAAGGCGATGGACCGGACCCTCCTCGGAGGCACACCGGAGGAGGTGCCGGAGCGGTACGAGGCCTCGTCCCCGCTGACGTATGTGGACGCGGTCACCGCCCCGGTCTACATCTCGGCCGGCGTCAACGACCCGCGCTGCCCGATCCGCCAGGTCGAGAACTACGTGGACCGCCTCGCGGCCCGCGGCGCCGACCACGAGGTGTACCGGTACGACGCGGGCCACGGCTCGCTGGTGGTGGAGGAACGGATCAAGCAGGTGCGCCTCGAGCTGGACTTCGCCGAGAGGCATCTGCGCTAG
- a CDS encoding pectate lyase, with protein MTQPKTPKTPMTRRNFGRLAAAPVLLGALSGLPSGPAQAAEAPATRTRPAAGTQGVRRAMRRAAVFMDEHVSYRGGYVWSYLPDLSTIWGEMEARRTMCWVQPPGTPTVGHSLLDAYHATGDEAFYRAAERTGLALVRAQLPIGGWNYIHDFAGESSLREWYATIGANGWRLEEFQHYYGNATFDDAGTSTAAQLILRLYVERGHPAFKASLNRVIDFLLRAQLRGGPADGGWPQRFPAFSGSVGETPWPDDRPSWLPADVGHGMEDGDYTRHVTFNDDVLGENIKFLLMCASALGRRDLTRPVLRAMACLHRLQQPGPQAGWGLQHLAHAVNGRPAGAPAGARSYEPRALTTHTTQTNIRQLFHYFRLTGDHAYLRRVPEAIAWLESCPLSSEQKQENPLLRNSTHPTFVELGSNRARFVHRFGSNIRNGAYYYDHDHRNTLSHYSGGRSVDIAGLRSTYDELMAMSRAEVAELRARSPLAPGRPYALPRYFGIRDLELTDLFREAPLPLPDVTDAQADALVVGLGAKDHWLGPIGTTTNPYRGPAPATPYDGTAFMSKHVGDTYDTSPYNPSDPPAEPPYEPRESAEGITTSTYTGNMAKLIAYVAAS; from the coding sequence ATGACGCAGCCCAAGACGCCCAAGACGCCCATGACACGCAGGAATTTCGGCCGTCTCGCCGCCGCACCCGTACTCCTCGGCGCACTGTCGGGGCTGCCGTCCGGTCCGGCGCAGGCAGCCGAAGCGCCCGCCACACGTACGCGTCCCGCCGCCGGCACCCAGGGCGTCCGGCGCGCGATGAGACGTGCCGCCGTTTTCATGGATGAACATGTCTCGTATCGCGGCGGATACGTGTGGAGCTATCTGCCCGATCTGTCGACCATCTGGGGCGAGATGGAGGCCAGGCGCACCATGTGCTGGGTCCAGCCGCCCGGGACACCCACCGTCGGGCACAGCCTGCTCGACGCGTACCACGCGACCGGCGACGAGGCGTTCTACCGCGCGGCGGAGCGCACCGGGCTCGCGCTGGTCCGGGCGCAACTGCCCATCGGCGGCTGGAACTACATCCACGACTTCGCCGGCGAGTCGTCGCTGCGCGAGTGGTACGCCACGATCGGCGCCAACGGCTGGCGGCTGGAGGAGTTCCAGCACTACTACGGCAACGCCACCTTCGACGACGCCGGCACCTCCACGGCGGCGCAGCTGATCCTGCGGCTGTACGTGGAGCGCGGGCACCCCGCGTTCAAGGCCTCCCTGAACCGCGTGATCGACTTCCTGCTCAGGGCACAGCTGCGGGGCGGCCCGGCGGACGGCGGCTGGCCGCAGCGCTTCCCCGCCTTCTCGGGCTCGGTCGGTGAGACGCCCTGGCCCGACGACCGGCCGTCCTGGCTGCCCGCCGATGTCGGGCACGGCATGGAGGACGGCGACTACACCCGGCACGTCACCTTCAACGACGACGTACTGGGCGAGAACATCAAGTTCCTGCTCATGTGCGCCTCGGCGCTGGGGCGGCGGGACCTGACCCGTCCCGTGCTGCGTGCCATGGCCTGTCTGCACCGGCTGCAGCAGCCCGGACCGCAGGCGGGCTGGGGGCTCCAGCATCTCGCCCACGCCGTGAACGGCCGCCCCGCCGGCGCCCCGGCCGGGGCACGCTCCTACGAACCACGGGCGCTGACCACCCACACCACCCAGACCAACATCCGCCAGCTCTTCCACTACTTCCGGCTGACCGGCGACCACGCCTATCTGCGCCGGGTGCCGGAGGCCATCGCCTGGCTGGAGAGCTGCCCGCTCAGCAGCGAACAGAAGCAGGAGAACCCGCTGCTGAGGAACAGCACCCATCCCACCTTCGTGGAACTGGGCAGCAACCGCGCACGCTTCGTCCACCGCTTCGGGTCGAACATCCGCAACGGCGCCTACTACTACGACCACGACCACCGGAACACGCTCAGCCACTACTCCGGCGGCCGCTCGGTCGACATCGCCGGTCTGAGGTCGACGTACGACGAGCTGATGGCCATGAGCCGCGCCGAGGTCGCGGAGCTGCGCGCCAGGTCCCCGCTCGCGCCCGGGCGGCCGTACGCACTCCCCCGGTACTTCGGCATCCGCGATCTCGAACTGACCGACCTCTTCCGGGAGGCGCCGCTGCCCCTGCCCGACGTGACGGACGCGCAGGCGGACGCGCTCGTGGTCGGTCTCGGCGCCAAGGACCACTGGCTCGGCCCCATCGGCACCACGACCAACCCGTACCGGGGTCCCGCTCCCGCGACCCCGTACGACGGCACGGCCTTCATGAGCAAGCACGTGGGCGACACCTACGACACCTCCCCCTACAACCCCAGCGATCCTCCGGCGGAGCCGCCGTACGAGCCGCGCGAGAGCGCCGAGGGGATCACGACCTCCACCTACACCGGCAACATGGCGAAGCTCATCGCCTACGTCGCCGCGTCGTGA
- a CDS encoding aspartate-semialdehyde dehydrogenase: MNRKPALAVVGATGAVGAVMLQILSQHADVWGEIRLIASPRSAGRKLAVRGEETEVVALSEETLTGIDVALFLVPAEVSAQWAPIAAAKGAVVVDNSAAFRLDPDVPLVVPEINPHSLRVRPRGIVASPGCTTLAMIVTVGALHAEFCVDELVVSAYQAVSGAGQGGVEALRTQLALVAGTELGTSPGDVRRAVGDGVGPFPAPMALNVVPWSGALAADGWSSEELAIRDETRKILSLPELRVSATCVRVPVVTSHSVSVHARFEREVSVERAHEILATSPGVVLFDDPAAGEFPTPADVVGTDPTWVGRVRRAMDDSRVLELFVCGDNLRKGAALNTAQLAEAIAREF, translated from the coding sequence ATGAACCGCAAGCCGGCTCTGGCGGTCGTCGGAGCGACCGGAGCCGTCGGTGCGGTGATGCTCCAGATCCTGTCCCAGCACGCGGACGTCTGGGGTGAGATACGCCTGATCGCCTCGCCGCGTTCGGCCGGCCGCAAGCTGGCCGTGCGCGGCGAGGAGACCGAGGTCGTCGCGCTCTCCGAGGAGACGCTGACGGGAATCGACGTCGCGCTGTTCCTGGTGCCGGCCGAGGTGTCCGCCCAGTGGGCGCCGATCGCCGCCGCCAAGGGCGCGGTGGTCGTGGACAATTCAGCCGCTTTCCGGCTGGATCCGGATGTTCCTCTCGTCGTGCCCGAGATCAACCCGCACTCCTTGCGGGTCCGGCCGCGCGGCATCGTCGCGAGCCCCGGGTGCACCACCCTGGCCATGATCGTGACCGTGGGGGCGCTGCACGCCGAGTTCTGCGTGGACGAGCTCGTCGTCTCCGCGTACCAGGCCGTCAGTGGGGCCGGGCAGGGCGGCGTCGAGGCGCTGCGCACCCAGCTCGCGCTGGTCGCGGGCACGGAGTTGGGCACCTCTCCCGGCGATGTGCGCCGTGCCGTCGGCGACGGCGTCGGCCCCTTCCCCGCCCCCATGGCGCTCAACGTCGTGCCGTGGTCCGGGGCGCTCGCGGCGGACGGCTGGTCCTCCGAAGAGCTGGCGATCCGGGACGAGACCCGCAAGATTCTTTCCCTGCCCGAGCTGCGGGTGTCCGCGACCTGCGTCCGTGTGCCGGTCGTCACGTCCCACTCGGTCTCCGTGCACGCGCGCTTCGAGCGCGAGGTCTCGGTGGAGCGGGCCCACGAGATCCTCGCCACGTCGCCGGGCGTGGTGCTCTTCGACGACCCGGCGGCGGGTGAATTCCCCACGCCGGCCGATGTAGTGGGCACCGACCCGACCTGGGTCGGGCGGGTCCGGCGGGCCATGGACGACAGCCGGGTGCTCGAACTCTTCGTGTGCGGTGACAACCTGCGCAAGGGTGCCGCGCTGAACACCGCCCAGCTCGCCGAGGCCATCGCCCGGGAATTTTGA
- a CDS encoding SURF1 family protein gives MYRFLLTPRWWGINAFVALAIPFCIFMGTWQLGRFEARVDTHQEAERRPDAAKQGAAPLDDLLPVDKDTSGRHATASGRYGKQFLVPGRELNGERGSYVLTLLRTDGGKALPVVRGWLPTGAKAPAAPVGEVTVTGALQASETQNSDGVHTAGGLPSGQLGMISAASLVNLVPDDVYDGWITLSTAPEGMRPVPAAAPQGSALDLKAFQNLGYTLEWFAFAGFVLFMWFRFVRREAEAAKDEALGLDPA, from the coding sequence GTGTACCGGTTCCTGCTGACGCCCCGCTGGTGGGGCATCAATGCGTTCGTCGCGCTGGCGATCCCCTTCTGCATCTTCATGGGGACCTGGCAGCTCGGCCGGTTCGAGGCCCGCGTCGACACGCACCAGGAAGCCGAGCGGCGCCCGGACGCGGCGAAGCAGGGCGCGGCGCCGCTCGATGACCTGCTGCCCGTCGACAAGGACACATCAGGCAGGCACGCCACGGCCAGCGGGCGGTACGGGAAGCAGTTCCTGGTGCCGGGCCGCGAGCTGAACGGTGAGCGCGGGTCGTATGTGCTGACGCTGCTGCGCACCGACGGCGGCAAGGCCCTGCCCGTCGTACGGGGCTGGCTGCCCACCGGGGCGAAGGCACCGGCGGCTCCGGTCGGCGAGGTGACGGTCACCGGCGCGCTGCAGGCCTCGGAGACACAGAACAGCGACGGGGTGCACACCGCGGGCGGGCTGCCGAGCGGTCAGCTCGGCATGATCAGCGCGGCCTCACTGGTGAATCTCGTGCCGGACGACGTGTACGACGGGTGGATCACCCTGTCCACGGCGCCGGAGGGGATGCGGCCGGTGCCGGCGGCGGCGCCGCAGGGCAGCGCGCTCGACCTCAAGGCGTTCCAGAACCTGGGCTACACGCTGGAGTGGTTCGCCTTCGCCGGCTTCGTGCTGTTCATGTGGTTCCGCTTCGTGCGGCGCGAGGCGGAAGCCGCCAAGGACGAGGCGCTGGGTCTCGACCCGGCCTGA
- a CDS encoding class I SAM-dependent methyltransferase, with amino-acid sequence MYPPPPPDWREANRSRWDERVPIHLAGDFYDLDSFRAGKDSLRDFETAEVGDVTGRSLLHLQCHIGLDTLSWARRGAAHVVGLDFSEPAVDAARSLAADAGLGPDRAAFVAADVYDATESVPDSSYDIVYTGIGALNWLPDIVRWAETAAALVAPGGFLYLAEFHPLTDSLDDATGSHVTHDYFARDAWVDESPGTYADFDARTVHNRSVEWQHPIGEVVSAVAAAGLRIDFLHEHDVTLFERFGALKRHEDGCFRFPADRPRIPLMYSLKATKPVHGTPVHAAPGHAAALHDVALHDAAT; translated from the coding sequence ATGTACCCTCCACCCCCTCCGGACTGGCGGGAGGCGAACCGTTCCCGCTGGGACGAACGGGTCCCGATCCACCTCGCGGGCGACTTCTACGACCTCGACTCGTTCCGTGCCGGCAAGGACTCGCTGCGCGACTTCGAGACGGCCGAGGTCGGCGACGTCACCGGCCGCTCCCTCCTCCACCTCCAGTGCCACATAGGCCTGGACACCCTCTCGTGGGCCCGCCGCGGCGCCGCGCACGTCGTCGGCCTCGACTTCTCCGAGCCGGCCGTCGACGCCGCGCGCTCGCTCGCCGCCGACGCCGGCCTCGGCCCCGACCGGGCCGCCTTCGTCGCAGCCGACGTGTACGACGCCACGGAGTCCGTGCCCGACTCCTCGTACGACATCGTCTACACCGGCATCGGCGCGCTGAACTGGCTCCCCGACATCGTCCGCTGGGCCGAGACCGCCGCCGCGCTCGTCGCCCCGGGCGGATTCCTCTATCTCGCCGAGTTCCACCCGCTGACCGACAGCCTCGACGACGCCACGGGCTCACACGTCACGCACGACTACTTCGCCCGTGACGCCTGGGTGGACGAGTCGCCGGGCACGTACGCGGACTTCGACGCGCGGACCGTCCACAACCGCAGTGTCGAGTGGCAGCACCCGATCGGCGAAGTCGTCTCGGCCGTCGCCGCGGCCGGTCTGCGCATCGACTTCCTCCACGAGCACGACGTCACGCTGTTCGAACGCTTCGGCGCGCTGAAGCGGCACGAGGACGGCTGCTTCCGCTTCCCGGCGGACCGTCCCCGTATCCCGCTGATGTACTCACTCAAGGCGACGAAACCCGTTCACGGCACGCCGGTTCACGCTGCGCCGGGTCACGCCGCGGCGCTTCACGACGTGGCGCTTCACGACGCGGCGACGTAG
- a CDS encoding class F sortase — protein MGRTQTPPSRSTWALGITLFVGIGLVIHGLSGETAPQPSAAQAYASPAAGEPGPKRPAPVAKAPKGPPGSRPRSVPVRLRIPAIRVDAPMMNLALNKSGALEVPPADKAGFAGWYSKGPAPGESGAAIVAGHVDTPTGRAVFFRLGALTKGSAIEITRLDGRTAFFTVDAVEVYAKRTFPNQKVYGNAAAPQLRIITCGGGYRKKAGYLGNVVVYATLKRTS, from the coding sequence ATGGGACGCACGCAGACTCCGCCCTCCAGGTCGACCTGGGCTCTCGGCATCACGCTGTTCGTCGGCATCGGTCTGGTGATCCATGGGCTGAGCGGCGAGACGGCTCCCCAGCCGTCCGCCGCCCAGGCCTATGCCTCACCCGCGGCCGGTGAACCGGGGCCGAAACGGCCCGCCCCCGTCGCCAAGGCGCCCAAGGGCCCGCCCGGGTCCCGCCCGCGTTCCGTTCCGGTCAGGCTGCGCATCCCCGCCATCCGGGTCGACGCGCCCATGATGAATCTCGCGCTGAACAAGAGCGGCGCGCTGGAGGTCCCGCCTGCCGACAAGGCCGGGTTCGCCGGCTGGTACTCCAAGGGTCCCGCGCCGGGCGAGAGCGGCGCGGCCATCGTGGCCGGGCACGTCGACACCCCCACCGGACGTGCCGTCTTCTTCCGGCTCGGCGCCCTGACCAAGGGAAGCGCCATCGAGATCACACGCCTGGACGGGCGGACGGCCTTCTTCACCGTCGACGCCGTCGAGGTCTACGCGAAGCGCACGTTCCCGAACCAGAAGGTGTACGGAAACGCCGCCGCCCCTCAGTTGCGGATCATCACGTGCGGTGGCGGCTACCGCAAGAAGGCCGGCTACCTCGGCAACGTCGTCGTCTACGCGACGCTGAAGCGTACGTCGTGA